In the genome of Hymenobacter cellulosivorans, one region contains:
- a CDS encoding sterol desaturase family protein, whose product MPTRTTSLKQRFYFGQGYVSGYISIFLSMLALCAVLCFHYPEYLTTPEFREIYTGELMKTLLVAVIVASFFFATLSFLLSQRKQHAVMGIVLSAMAVVIGGFSVQPRPVEKTFWHIGLDWLLLDLLLMAVIFVPIEMAWPRHEKQARFHAEWRTDLVYFAISHLFVQFFGVITQAPAKLLFGWMGLAPLQHWVQALPFVAGFLLALLVTDLFQYAAHRLFHSHVYLWRFHSVHHSTQAMDWLAGSRTHFIDIFVTRSISFIPLYVLGFSELTFNAYILFVSIHAVLIHANTSLNFGWLKYLLVTPQFHHWHHCEDPAHYGKNFAIHFPLIDRLFGTYYLPGNEWPEATGVREGSYPKGYLKQLKHPFTKSPFDNNLNMEEQSSR is encoded by the coding sequence ATGCCGACCCGCACTACTTCCCTTAAGCAACGCTTTTACTTTGGCCAGGGCTACGTCAGTGGCTATATCTCGATTTTCCTTTCGATGCTGGCCCTGTGCGCGGTGCTGTGCTTTCACTACCCTGAGTACCTGACCACGCCCGAGTTTCGGGAAATCTACACCGGGGAGCTGATGAAAACCCTGCTGGTGGCCGTCATCGTGGCGTCCTTCTTTTTTGCCACGCTCAGCTTTCTGCTCAGCCAGCGCAAGCAGCACGCCGTCATGGGCATTGTGCTGTCGGCCATGGCCGTGGTTATTGGGGGCTTTTCGGTGCAGCCCCGGCCCGTGGAGAAAACTTTCTGGCATATCGGCCTCGACTGGCTTCTGCTCGACTTGCTGCTGATGGCCGTCATTTTCGTACCCATTGAAATGGCCTGGCCCCGGCACGAAAAGCAGGCCCGCTTTCACGCCGAGTGGCGCACCGACCTAGTGTACTTTGCCATCAGCCACCTGTTCGTGCAGTTTTTCGGCGTCATTACCCAGGCCCCGGCCAAGCTGCTTTTCGGCTGGATGGGCCTGGCTCCGCTGCAGCACTGGGTGCAGGCGTTGCCCTTCGTGGCGGGCTTTCTGCTGGCCTTGCTCGTCACCGATTTGTTTCAGTACGCGGCCCACCGCCTGTTCCACTCCCACGTGTATTTATGGCGCTTCCACTCGGTGCATCACTCCACTCAGGCTATGGACTGGCTGGCCGGCTCGCGCACCCACTTCATCGACATCTTCGTGACCCGGTCTATTTCCTTTATTCCGCTCTACGTGCTGGGGTTTTCGGAGCTGACCTTTAACGCCTACATCCTGTTCGTGTCCATTCACGCGGTGCTGATTCACGCCAACACCAGCCTCAACTTCGGCTGGCTGAAATACCTGCTCGTCACGCCCCAGTTTCACCACTGGCACCACTGCGAAGACCCGGCCCATTACGGTAAGAACTTCGCCATCCACTTTCCCCTCATCGACCGCCTTTTTGGCACTTACTACCTGCCCGGCAACGAGTGGCCGGAAGCTACCGGGGTGCGGGAAGGCTCCTACCCCAAAGGCTACTTGAAGCAGCTCAAGCACCCTTTCACCAAGAGCCCCTTCGACAACAACCTGAACATGGAAGAGCAGAGCAGCCGCTAG
- a CDS encoding sigma 54-interacting transcriptional regulator produces MLAPSTELSPAASILIVEDEFVIANNLRRILTQAGYQVPSLAKTVAEARQLIAQNTPDIVLLDIFLRGEETGIDLAQELQEAHIPFVYLSANLSDSVLEAAKVTQPFGFLNKPFRAKDVLTTLEIARYRHAHSEEAKLRRQQQIQVAVNNAIITLHDRDQLSLAIAAQIDKLVPFSFLNLRIALPEEQSFYWVMLRKTALGTFERIHLPVLLGPNASDELLEKLTQETPDQLGEQPGIFTGPDFEALCAEYLTARAIRDTFGVQSLLVLPVVLKRRSFTNLQLARTDAAGFTAAEYEAVRLTTSQIALALDNLLACEEIDERRRLKTAELAVASAFQNGKSMAEIVPAVAAALNELLPGIDLLSIYRVGRAAGSTPSDAVAQKKDGQFRLLPAAEMIPPGTTSPLGWQQILADMEPWLLQPTLNVGRQAAQVRDRNPVTRLYGDQLSLQSSMYVPVFIKGEAVAALVVASKAAYAFTPKDLQTLQSLAAELALALDNLLAFERIKALSEQLEQEKTYLSEEIKTSHNFGEIVGSSPALQSVFTSISQVAPTDYTVLVTGETGTGKELVARALHNLSKRRSRTMVKVNCAALPPQLIESELFGHEKGAFTGAHDRRIGKFELAHGSTIFLDEIGELPLELQAKLLRVLQEKEIERLGGKGPIQVDVRIVAATNRHLQQEVAAGRFRADLYYRLNVFPLLVPPLRERPEDILPLTMHFLQKISKQLGKPLTGLSNAMRRQLEQYSWPGNVRELEHVLERAAIMARTTTLELPEPLVAEPGPCAAAAAPAAVKPMQDAMRETILAALAQANNRIRGRGGAAELLHLKPTTLESRMKKLQINRPGE; encoded by the coding sequence ATGCTAGCACCCAGCACAGAACTTTCGCCCGCGGCCAGCATCCTCATTGTCGAAGATGAGTTTGTGATTGCCAACAACCTGCGCCGCATCCTTACCCAGGCCGGCTACCAGGTCCCGAGCCTGGCCAAAACCGTGGCCGAAGCCCGGCAACTTATTGCCCAAAACACGCCCGACATCGTGCTGCTCGATATTTTTCTGCGGGGCGAAGAAACCGGCATCGACCTGGCCCAGGAGCTGCAAGAGGCCCACATTCCGTTCGTGTACCTGTCGGCCAACCTCTCCGACAGCGTCCTGGAAGCGGCCAAGGTGACCCAGCCCTTCGGGTTTCTAAACAAGCCGTTCCGGGCCAAGGACGTGCTGACTACTCTGGAAATAGCCCGCTACCGCCACGCCCACAGCGAGGAAGCCAAGCTGCGCCGGCAGCAGCAGATTCAGGTGGCCGTCAACAACGCCATTATCACCCTGCACGACCGGGACCAGCTCAGCCTGGCCATTGCCGCCCAGATTGATAAGCTCGTGCCGTTTTCCTTTCTCAACCTGCGCATTGCTCTGCCCGAGGAGCAGTCATTTTACTGGGTAATGCTGCGCAAAACGGCCCTAGGCACGTTTGAACGCATCCATTTGCCCGTCTTGCTGGGCCCCAACGCCTCCGATGAGCTGCTGGAAAAGCTGACCCAGGAAACCCCCGACCAGCTGGGTGAGCAGCCCGGCATCTTTACCGGGCCCGACTTTGAAGCCCTCTGCGCCGAGTACCTCACCGCCCGGGCCATCCGCGACACGTTTGGGGTGCAGTCGTTGCTGGTGTTGCCGGTGGTGCTCAAGCGCCGCTCCTTTACCAACCTGCAGCTGGCCCGCACCGATGCGGCCGGCTTCACGGCGGCCGAGTACGAGGCCGTTCGCCTGACCACTTCCCAGATTGCCCTGGCTCTGGATAACCTGCTGGCCTGCGAGGAAATCGACGAACGGCGCCGCCTCAAAACGGCCGAGCTGGCCGTAGCCAGTGCCTTTCAGAATGGCAAAAGCATGGCCGAAATTGTGCCTGCCGTGGCCGCTGCCCTCAACGAGTTGCTGCCCGGCATTGACTTGCTGAGCATCTATCGGGTGGGGCGGGCCGCGGGCAGCACCCCGTCCGACGCGGTAGCTCAGAAAAAGGACGGGCAGTTTAGGCTACTGCCCGCCGCAGAAATGATCCCGCCCGGCACCACGTCGCCGCTCGGCTGGCAGCAGATACTGGCCGATATGGAACCCTGGCTGTTGCAGCCGACGCTGAACGTGGGCCGGCAGGCGGCCCAGGTGCGCGACCGAAACCCCGTGACCCGGCTCTACGGCGACCAGCTGAGTTTGCAGTCGTCGATGTACGTGCCGGTCTTTATCAAGGGCGAGGCCGTAGCGGCGTTGGTGGTGGCCAGCAAGGCCGCTTACGCCTTTACACCCAAGGACCTGCAGACCCTGCAAAGCCTGGCTGCCGAGCTGGCCCTGGCCCTGGACAACCTGCTGGCCTTTGAGCGGATCAAGGCCCTGAGCGAGCAGTTGGAGCAGGAGAAAACCTACCTGAGTGAGGAAATCAAGACCAGTCACAACTTCGGGGAAATCGTCGGCAGCAGCCCGGCCCTGCAGAGCGTTTTTACCAGCATCAGCCAGGTAGCGCCCACCGACTACACCGTGCTGGTAACCGGCGAAACCGGCACCGGCAAAGAGCTGGTGGCCCGGGCCCTGCACAACCTCTCCAAGCGCCGCAGCCGCACCATGGTGAAGGTGAACTGTGCCGCGTTGCCGCCCCAGCTGATTGAGAGTGAGTTGTTCGGGCACGAGAAAGGCGCCTTCACGGGTGCCCACGACCGGCGCATCGGCAAGTTTGAGCTGGCCCACGGCAGCACCATCTTCCTCGACGAAATCGGGGAGCTGCCTCTGGAGCTACAAGCCAAGCTGCTGCGGGTGCTGCAGGAAAAGGAAATCGAGCGGCTGGGCGGCAAAGGCCCGATTCAGGTCGACGTGCGCATTGTGGCCGCCACCAACCGCCACCTGCAGCAGGAAGTAGCCGCCGGCCGCTTCCGCGCCGACTTGTACTACCGCCTCAATGTGTTTCCGCTGCTGGTGCCGCCCCTGCGCGAAAGGCCCGAGGACATCCTGCCGCTGACCATGCACTTCCTGCAGAAAATCAGCAAGCAGCTGGGCAAGCCGCTCACGGGCCTCTCCAACGCCATGCGGCGGCAGCTAGAGCAGTACAGCTGGCCCGGCAACGTGCGGGAGCTGGAACACGTGCTGGAGCGCGCCGCCATCATGGCCCGCACCACCACCTTAGAACTCCCCGAGCCCCTGGTAGCCGAGCCTGGGCCGTGCGCTGCGGCGGCGGCTCCCGCGGCCGTGAAGCCCATGCAGGACGCCATGCGCGAAACCATCCTGGCTGCCCTGGCCCAGGCCAACAACCGCATCCGGGGCCGGGGCGGAGCCGCCGAATTGCTCCACCTCAAGCCCACCACGCTGGAGTCGCGCATGAAAAAGCTGCAAATTAACCGGCCCGGGGAGTAG
- a CDS encoding SDR family oxidoreductase translates to MAYKKIALVSGGNKGIGFEIVRGLLQAGCRVYLGAREAAKGQQAVAALAAEGDVLFLELDLANQATLDAAAAHLQREEGRLDILVNNAGINVAGDGAPSTAAVRSVEQVLQTNFLGTLAVTQAFLPLVRQAAAGRIVNVSSPLGSLTLSGQNDWGLLGYSASKAALNMLTVQLAYELRNTAIKVNAAAPGYTATDLNGFAGTDTPAQGAAEAIRLALLPPDGPTGTASSATGSLPW, encoded by the coding sequence ATGGCATACAAGAAAATTGCGCTGGTTTCTGGCGGCAACAAGGGCATCGGCTTCGAAATCGTGCGGGGGCTGCTGCAGGCGGGCTGCCGGGTGTATCTGGGAGCCCGCGAGGCCGCCAAAGGCCAGCAGGCCGTCGCCGCGCTGGCCGCCGAGGGCGACGTCCTGTTCCTGGAGCTAGACCTAGCTAATCAGGCAACCCTCGATGCGGCAGCGGCCCACTTGCAGCGTGAGGAAGGCCGCCTCGACATTTTGGTCAACAATGCGGGCATCAACGTGGCCGGCGACGGCGCCCCCAGCACGGCCGCCGTGCGCAGCGTGGAGCAAGTGCTCCAGACCAATTTCCTGGGTACGCTGGCCGTCACCCAAGCATTTTTACCGCTGGTAAGGCAGGCTGCGGCGGGGCGCATCGTCAACGTGTCCAGTCCGCTGGGCTCGCTCACCCTCAGCGGGCAGAACGACTGGGGCCTGCTGGGGTACTCGGCCTCGAAGGCCGCCCTGAACATGCTCACCGTGCAGCTGGCCTACGAGCTGCGGAATACGGCCATCAAGGTAAACGCAGCTGCCCCCGGCTACACGGCTACCGACCTGAATGGCTTTGCGGGCACCGATACGCCCGCGCAGGGAGCGGCCGAAGCCATCCGCCTGGCCCTGCTGCCTCCGGATGGTCCCACCGGCACAGCCTCTTCTGCCACCGGCTCCTTGCCCTGGTAA
- a CDS encoding histidine kinase dimerization/phosphoacceptor domain -containing protein — protein sequence MPYPVRRLPRLLLVFFLLAGFASQAEPLYPLLSRAATDSLRARLRQGLPDTNRVKALLTLSHDLISGHDELGLPLDSADAYARRALRLSNALGFAPGQISSQYALGRLLLSTGQPAAARGWLQPGLTRSRQLGARHLAADGWYYWATTYARNPDEMPERIRCFARAMQLYQNLGDRAQHAYVLKSIADMHLLQGNAAQARTELLQVVALYRAAGYRHLHYTYDLLRAVHRNTGNYKEALRYGLAAVESARATRDTALLPYFYTTVGTVYTGLNQLEQTLTYYRLALRQAHQEKNVSQILDIAGGIIYVLIAQHHPEQALKFYQQEIQAYPPTNEHQRYIVALALATCYTATGDFARAEHYKDQLVRALQVKKMYADDYPQQLDTYYRLGQLSVTSRQYAKARDFLRRAQAALPWANNVAIAAKLELLLFKVDSAETNYQAAIGHYQRYKALNDSIFNESKNKQLASLEVQYDTHKKEQNIALLTKQTQVQQVRLRQQEFQRNAFLVGGGLLIGLLGLGYNRYRLKQRSNRLLEAQRQEIDKQNQALQRLLREKDWMLKEIHHRVKNNLEVISSLLATQSDYLHDAGALAALREGQNRVHAMALIHQKLYQSASLSVVNMAAYIQDITEHLLESFDQQDTVQMELQVAPVELDVTLATPLGLILNEALTNALKYAFPAGQPGRITVALTEPSPQRYELTIADDGVGFPAGLDVEEHDTMGLTIMRGLSAQIDGTLHITHSPGVCISLRFAAVPVPGTAAVVSAVPA from the coding sequence ATGCCCTACCCCGTCCGCCGCTTGCCCCGGCTGCTGCTCGTTTTCTTCCTGCTTGCCGGCTTTGCCAGTCAGGCCGAGCCGCTTTACCCCCTACTCAGCCGTGCGGCCACCGACAGCCTGCGCGCCCGCCTGCGCCAGGGCCTGCCCGACACCAACCGGGTAAAAGCCCTGCTGACGCTCAGCCACGACCTAATTTCGGGGCACGACGAGCTGGGCCTGCCCCTGGACAGTGCCGATGCCTACGCCCGCCGAGCCCTGCGCCTGAGTAACGCCCTGGGCTTTGCCCCTGGGCAGATTAGCAGCCAATACGCCCTGGGGCGGCTGTTGCTCAGCACGGGCCAGCCGGCCGCGGCCCGGGGATGGTTGCAACCAGGGCTGACCCGGAGCCGGCAGCTCGGGGCCCGGCACCTTGCGGCCGACGGCTGGTACTACTGGGCTACCACCTACGCCCGCAACCCCGACGAAATGCCGGAGCGCATCCGCTGCTTTGCCCGGGCCATGCAGCTGTATCAGAACCTGGGCGACCGGGCGCAGCACGCCTACGTGCTCAAAAGCATTGCCGATATGCACCTGTTGCAGGGCAACGCGGCCCAGGCCCGAACCGAGCTGCTGCAGGTAGTGGCCCTGTACCGGGCCGCGGGTTACCGCCACCTGCACTACACCTACGATTTGCTGCGGGCCGTGCACCGCAATACCGGCAATTACAAAGAAGCCCTGCGTTACGGGCTGGCCGCCGTCGAAAGCGCCCGGGCCACCCGGGACACGGCCCTGCTGCCGTATTTCTACACCACCGTGGGCACGGTGTATACCGGCCTGAACCAGCTGGAGCAAACCCTGACCTACTACCGCCTGGCTTTGCGACAGGCCCACCAGGAGAAAAACGTTTCGCAGATTCTCGACATAGCCGGCGGTATTATCTACGTGCTGATTGCCCAGCACCACCCCGAGCAGGCGCTGAAGTTTTACCAGCAGGAAATTCAGGCCTACCCGCCCACCAATGAGCACCAGCGCTACATTGTCGCCCTGGCCCTGGCTACGTGCTACACCGCTACCGGAGACTTTGCCCGGGCCGAGCACTACAAAGACCAGCTGGTGCGGGCCCTGCAGGTAAAGAAAATGTATGCCGACGATTACCCCCAGCAGCTGGACACCTACTACCGGCTGGGGCAGCTGAGTGTGACCAGCCGGCAGTACGCCAAAGCCCGGGACTTTCTGCGCCGGGCCCAGGCCGCGCTGCCCTGGGCCAACAACGTAGCCATAGCCGCCAAGCTGGAGCTGCTCCTGTTTAAAGTCGACTCGGCCGAAACCAACTACCAGGCGGCTATTGGGCACTACCAACGCTATAAGGCCCTGAATGACTCCATCTTCAACGAATCCAAGAACAAGCAGCTGGCCAGCCTGGAAGTGCAGTACGACACGCACAAGAAGGAGCAGAACATTGCCCTGCTCACCAAGCAAACCCAGGTGCAGCAGGTCCGCCTCCGGCAGCAGGAGTTTCAGCGCAATGCCTTTCTGGTCGGCGGGGGGCTGCTCATCGGGCTGCTGGGGTTGGGCTACAACCGCTACCGCCTCAAGCAGCGCAGCAACCGCCTGCTGGAAGCCCAGCGCCAGGAAATCGACAAGCAGAATCAAGCATTGCAGCGCCTGCTGCGGGAAAAGGATTGGATGCTCAAGGAAATTCACCACCGCGTCAAGAACAACCTGGAGGTTATCAGCAGCCTGCTCGCTACGCAGTCGGACTACCTACACGATGCCGGGGCCCTGGCCGCCCTGCGCGAAGGCCAGAACCGGGTGCACGCTATGGCCCTGATTCACCAGAAGCTTTACCAGTCGGCCAGCCTCTCGGTGGTGAATATGGCCGCCTATATTCAGGACATCACCGAGCACCTGCTCGAATCGTTTGACCAGCAGGACACCGTGCAGATGGAACTACAGGTGGCGCCCGTGGAGCTGGACGTTACGCTGGCCACACCCCTGGGTCTGATTCTCAACGAAGCTCTGACCAATGCCCTGAAGTACGCCTTTCCGGCAGGCCAGCCCGGCCGCATCACCGTGGCCCTGACCGAGCCCAGCCCCCAGCGCTACGAGCTCACCATTGCCGACGACGGCGTGGGGTTCCCCGCCGGCCTCGACGTGGAAGAGCATGACACGATGGGCCTGACCATCATGCGCGGACTCAGCGCCCAGATTGACGGCACCCTGCACATTACCCACTCGCCGGGAGTCTGCATCAGCCTGCGTTTCGCCGCCGTCCCGGTGCCGGGCACCGCAGCCGTAGTGTCGGCCGTACCGGCGTAG
- a CDS encoding alpha/beta fold hydrolase, with product MTENTASAARVKNIVLVHGTWADGSSWAKVIPLLQAQGYHVTAVQNPLTSLADDVAATQRALALQDGPTLLVGHSWGGVVITEAGNDPKVAGLVYVAAAAPDEGQSFLELVQTAPATPGNDEIRPDAQGYVSMTPKGIVEDFAQDLPPAEQQLLISTQGPQAFSALQEKITKAAWKTKPSWYIIAGQDRMINPDLERTLAKKLNATTTTVEASHVVMLSQPEKVAAVIIAAANHVGVSVAAS from the coding sequence ATGACCGAAAACACTGCGTCCGCTGCGCGCGTCAAGAATATCGTACTCGTACACGGCACCTGGGCCGACGGCTCCAGCTGGGCCAAAGTTATTCCGCTGCTCCAGGCCCAGGGCTACCACGTCACGGCGGTCCAGAACCCACTGACTTCGTTGGCCGACGACGTGGCCGCCACCCAGCGGGCTTTGGCCTTGCAGGATGGCCCCACGCTGCTCGTGGGCCACTCCTGGGGCGGGGTGGTCATCACCGAAGCCGGCAACGACCCCAAGGTGGCCGGCCTGGTGTACGTGGCCGCCGCGGCTCCCGACGAGGGCCAGTCGTTTCTGGAGCTGGTGCAAACAGCCCCGGCCACGCCCGGCAACGACGAAATCCGGCCCGATGCCCAGGGCTACGTGAGCATGACGCCCAAGGGCATCGTGGAGGACTTCGCCCAGGACTTGCCCCCGGCCGAGCAGCAGTTGCTGATTTCCACCCAGGGGCCCCAGGCGTTTTCGGCGTTGCAGGAGAAAATCACCAAGGCGGCCTGGAAAACCAAGCCTTCCTGGTACATCATTGCCGGCCAGGACCGCATGATTAACCCCGACCTGGAACGCACCCTGGCCAAAAAGCTCAACGCCACGACGACCACCGTGGAAGCCAGTCACGTGGTCATGCTTTCCCAGCCTGAGAAAGTAGCCGCCGTCATCATTGCCGCCGCCAACCACGTAGGCGTGAGTGTAGCCGCTTCCTAG
- a CDS encoding helix-turn-helix transcriptional regulator, with the protein MADIPQGPPMEFSRRDYHKITLCRGRSQVEYADQAAHIGTNTLFLVTPRVPYRWLPLTEAPAGYCCLFDDAFLLPARPGVVLSELPIFQPGAYPVWEVAEAECAAVEAIFQKMAHELQSGYAYKQDLLRTYLWELIHLVQKLQPAPVQLATHSAAERVAAQFTELLERQFPRPSPQPPLRLRTATDYADQLAVHVNHLNRVLKETTGHTTTALISRRLAQEARLLLKQTTWSISEIADSLGFADVAHFCTFFKRHAAQTPGDFRRLAGSGS; encoded by the coding sequence TTGGCCGACATCCCTCAGGGGCCGCCAATGGAGTTCAGCCGGCGGGACTACCACAAAATCACGCTCTGCCGGGGGCGCAGCCAGGTAGAGTACGCCGACCAAGCCGCGCACATCGGCACCAATACTTTGTTTCTGGTGACGCCGCGCGTGCCCTACCGCTGGCTGCCGCTCACCGAAGCCCCCGCCGGCTATTGCTGCCTTTTCGACGACGCCTTTCTGCTGCCCGCCCGGCCCGGGGTGGTGCTCTCGGAGCTGCCGATTTTTCAGCCCGGAGCCTACCCGGTGTGGGAAGTGGCCGAAGCCGAGTGCGCGGCAGTAGAAGCCATTTTCCAAAAGATGGCCCACGAGCTCCAGTCGGGCTACGCTTACAAGCAGGACCTGCTGCGCACCTACCTCTGGGAGCTGATTCACCTGGTGCAAAAGCTGCAGCCGGCCCCCGTCCAGCTGGCGACGCATAGCGCTGCCGAACGGGTAGCGGCCCAGTTCACGGAGCTGCTGGAGCGGCAGTTTCCGCGCCCGAGCCCTCAGCCGCCGCTGCGCCTGCGCACCGCCACCGACTACGCCGACCAACTCGCCGTGCACGTCAACCACCTCAACCGGGTGCTCAAGGAGACGACGGGCCACACCACCACTGCCCTTATCAGCCGCCGGCTGGCGCAGGAAGCCCGGCTCTTGCTCAAGCAAACCACCTGGAGCATCTCCGAAATTGCCGACAGCCTGGGCTTTGCCGATGTGGCCCACTTCTGCACCTTCTTCAAGCGCCACGCCGCCCAAACCCCGGGCGACTTCCGGCGGTTGGCTGGGAGTGGGAGCTAA
- a CDS encoding alpha/beta hydrolase, with the protein MSNLTFPAPVPVAEDSAISREVKTFLAALNGAGGPPLETLSPEAARQVLVGAQASVNVDLSGIEVSQKTITQDGYTVPLHIVRPTGTSGTVLPVFIFIHGGGWVLGDFPTHQRLVRDLVVASGFAAVFVNYTPTPDAKYPQAIHEIYAATKWVAENGAELNVDGKNLAVVGNSVGGNMTAVTTLLAKEKGGPHIKLQILFWPIVAADFETESYQQFGQDRFLTTSLMKWMYDLYTTDPEERAQIYASPLNATTEQLQGLPPALIQVAEADVLRDEGEAYGRKLDEAGVPVTTVRYNGMIHDFGLLNGLAELPQVQAHIRQAATELKKYLGA; encoded by the coding sequence ATGAGCAACCTCACTTTCCCCGCCCCCGTGCCTGTTGCCGAAGATTCGGCCATTTCGCGGGAAGTAAAAACCTTTCTGGCCGCGCTGAACGGCGCCGGCGGTCCGCCCCTGGAAACCCTCTCGCCCGAAGCCGCCCGCCAGGTATTGGTTGGTGCCCAGGCTTCGGTCAACGTCGATTTGTCGGGCATCGAGGTCAGCCAGAAAACCATTACCCAGGACGGCTACACGGTGCCTCTGCACATCGTGCGCCCCACCGGCACTTCTGGTACGGTGCTGCCCGTGTTCATCTTCATTCACGGCGGCGGCTGGGTGCTGGGCGACTTCCCCACCCACCAGCGTCTGGTGCGCGACCTGGTCGTGGCCTCGGGCTTCGCGGCCGTATTTGTGAACTATACGCCCACACCCGACGCCAAGTACCCCCAGGCCATCCACGAAATCTACGCCGCCACGAAGTGGGTAGCTGAGAACGGGGCAGAACTCAACGTGGATGGCAAGAACCTGGCCGTGGTCGGCAACAGCGTCGGCGGCAACATGACGGCCGTAACTACGCTACTGGCCAAGGAAAAAGGCGGCCCCCACATCAAGCTGCAGATTCTGTTCTGGCCCATTGTGGCGGCCGACTTCGAAACCGAATCCTACCAGCAGTTTGGCCAGGACCGGTTCCTGACGACCTCGCTGATGAAGTGGATGTACGACCTCTACACCACCGACCCCGAGGAGCGCGCCCAGATCTATGCTTCCCCGCTGAACGCCACCACCGAGCAGCTGCAAGGCCTGCCGCCGGCCTTGATTCAGGTAGCCGAAGCCGACGTGCTCCGCGACGAGGGCGAAGCCTACGGCCGTAAGCTCGACGAGGCCGGCGTGCCCGTGACTACCGTGCGCTACAACGGCATGATCCACGACTTTGGCCTGCTCAACGGCCTGGCCGAGCTGCCCCAGGTACAGGCCCACATCCGGCAAGCCGCCACTGAATTGAAGAAATACCTCGGTGCCTAA
- a CDS encoding T9SS type A sorting domain-containing protein, producing MLGVQPKQSRQLLLYPSPATTSIRVPALLPGTQTELVDRLGRVVRTMPVSTSGEVSVRDLAPGLYILRATNGQGVPYSGRVLVE from the coding sequence GTGCTGGGTGTACAGCCCAAACAGTCGCGGCAACTGCTCCTTTACCCAAGCCCGGCTACGACTAGCATCCGCGTGCCAGCTCTACTGCCAGGCACCCAAACCGAGTTAGTTGATCGACTAGGCCGCGTCGTGCGCACGATGCCTGTGTCTACTAGTGGCGAAGTATCAGTACGGGACCTTGCCCCCGGGCTGTATATTCTGCGGGCTACCAACGGACAAGGCGTCCCCTACAGTGGCCGCGTGCTGGTAGAGTAA
- a CDS encoding AraC family transcriptional regulator, translated as MKSAIQPEPLVVEEFELGAWPGPRHLRHHFELISIRQGSGAYLVNDQHLRYRTGNLFLLAPAARYSFAIDQPTSFGVLRFTEAYLTGLTTSGRHTGAWQLLRDYTLHAALGLPGCITLEPAEQQQVEALLTILFTEHDKPGQPFNDTLAESLLGAVLSFVGRRLPDCLPGSWPAATYAGNLVQRVLRYIQRHISQPDCLRVERLASEFAYSPKHLSAVFKQETGESLRQYILRYKLKLAETLLLRSTRTVSQIADELAFTDVCHLNKLFKKHYDTTPTDYRRLLTTQALVSA; from the coding sequence ATGAAAAGCGCTATCCAACCCGAGCCCCTGGTGGTAGAAGAGTTTGAGCTGGGCGCCTGGCCCGGCCCGCGCCACCTGCGCCACCACTTCGAGCTGATTAGCATCCGCCAGGGCAGCGGGGCCTACCTCGTCAACGACCAGCACCTGCGCTACCGCACCGGCAACCTGTTCTTGCTGGCCCCCGCTGCCCGCTATTCCTTCGCCATCGACCAGCCTACCAGCTTTGGCGTGCTGCGGTTTACGGAGGCCTACCTGACCGGGCTGACCACCTCCGGCCGGCACACCGGGGCCTGGCAGCTGCTGCGCGACTATACCCTGCACGCCGCGCTGGGGCTGCCGGGCTGCATTACCCTGGAGCCCGCCGAGCAGCAGCAGGTGGAAGCCCTGCTCACCATCCTGTTTACGGAGCACGACAAGCCCGGGCAGCCTTTCAACGACACCCTGGCCGAGTCGCTGCTCGGGGCCGTGCTGAGCTTCGTGGGCCGCCGCCTCCCCGACTGCCTGCCCGGGTCCTGGCCAGCGGCTACCTACGCGGGCAATCTGGTGCAACGGGTGCTGCGCTACATCCAGCGCCACATCAGCCAGCCTGACTGCCTACGGGTCGAGCGGCTGGCTTCGGAGTTTGCCTACTCGCCCAAGCACCTGAGCGCGGTGTTCAAGCAGGAAACGGGCGAGTCGCTGCGGCAGTACATCCTGCGCTACAAGCTCAAGCTGGCCGAAACCCTGCTGCTGCGCAGCACCCGCACCGTGTCGCAGATTGCCGACGAGCTGGCCTTTACCGATGTGTGCCACCTCAACAAGCTCTTTAAAAAGCACTACGACACGACGCCCACCGACTACCGCCGGCTGCTAACCACCCAAGCCCTGGTAAGCGCATGA